The window AAGAAGACCCACTGTCAGTCGCTGATGATTGGCGTGCGGTATTTGATAATCTCCCTCCTGTGAACGGTGCCTCTGTTGATGCGCCTGAAGCTGCTCACTCAAAAGTACGTGATTATTTTCGCAGTTTAGCGTTAGAAGGACGCCATAAGAGCTCTGCTCGTGTGACGGATCCTGAAATGGATGCTAAGCAAGTTAAAGTCCTGCAGTTAATTAACGCCCATCGTTTCCGTGGTCACCAAGGTGCTAACCTTGACCCGCTTGAACTGTGGAAACGCGAACCCGTTGCTGATTTAGATCCTGCCTTCCACGGCCTGACTAAAGAAGACATGGATCGTGAGTTTAATACAGGTTCTTTTGCTCATGGTGGCGAAACCATGAAGCTCGCGGATTTGGTAAAAGCGCTGAAAGCCACCTACTGTGGTTCTATCGGTGCTGAATATATGCATATTACCGATACCGATGAGAAACGCTGGATCCAACAACGTCTCGAACCTTCCTTAGGTAAAGCTAACTACGATAAAAGTGTTAAGACACGCATTCTTGAAGGCTTAAACGCCGCAGAAGGCATTGAAAAATACTTAGGTGCTAAATTCCCTGGTGCGAAACGTTTCTCGTTAGAAGGCGGTGATGCGTTAGTGCCTATGATGCGCGAAATTATTTATCGTGCAGGTGAAGCGGGTACTAAAGAAATCGTTGTCGGTATGGCTCACCGTGGTCGTCTGAACGTGTTAGTGAACGTATTAGGTAAGCGTCCTGCTGAACTGTTTGACGAGTTCGCGGGTAAGCATGCTGATACCCACGGTTCTGGTGACGTTAAGTACCACCAAGGTTTCTCCTCTGATTTCGAAACGCCGGGCGGCAATGTGCATTTAGCACTGGCTTTTAACCCATCGCACCTTGAAATCGTTAACCCTGTGGTGATTGGTTCTGTACGTGCCCGTCAAGACCGTCGTGGTTGTAAGGATGGCTTACAAGTCATGCCTATTACTATTCACGGTGACTCTGCAATTGCGGGTCAAGGGATAGTACAAGAGACATTCAACATGTCTCAAACTCGCGGTTTTACCGTCGGCGGCAGCATTCGCATCGTAGTGAACAACCAAGTTGGTTTCACTACGTCTAACCATGCGGACACTCGTTCGACTGAATACTGTACTGACATCGCTAAGATGGTTCAGGCACCGATTTTCCACGTTAACTCTGATGATCCAGAAGCCGTTGCTTTTGTGTCGCAGTTAGCTGTTGATTATCGTAACGAGTTCAAACGTGATGTGGTGGTTGAATTAGTCTGTTATCGCCGTCATGGCCATAACGAAGCCGATGAGCCAAGTGCAACTCAGCCGCTGATGTATGCCAAGATCAAGAAACACCCAACGCCACGTAAGATTTATGCAGATAAGCTAATCGCTGAAAACGTGATGGCTGCTGATGATGTGACTGGTCTTATCAATAATTACCGTGATGCATTAGATCAAGGTGATTGTGTGGTGAAAGAATGGCGCCCAATGACGCTGCATTCTGTTGACTGGACACCGTATATCGGTCGTGAGTGGGACGAAGCGTATCAAGCCTCTATGTCGGCTGAGCGTTTACAAAGTCTTGCTGACAAAATGAGTTATGTGCCTGAAAGCCATCCATTGCAATCACGCGTAGCTAAGATTTATAGCGACCGTTTAGCAATGGCGAAAGGCGAGAAGCCACTCGATTGGGGCTTTGCAGAAACATTGGCTTATGCTTCGATTCTGGAAGACAACAAGCGCGTACGTATTACGGGTCAAGATTCAGGCCGTGGTACTTTCTTCCATCGTCATGCGGTATTGCACAATCAAAACGATGGCACGACTTACATGCCACTGCGCAACATCGCCGATGAGCAAGGCCCAGTTGATATTACTGACTCTGTATTATCTGAAGCCTCAGTGCTGGCATTTGAGTATGGTTATGCGACAGCAGAACCCGGCGGCCTGACCATTTGGGAAGCGCAGTTTGGTGACTTTGCTAACTGTGCCCAAGTGGTTATCGACCAGTTCTTGTCATCGGGTGAGCAGAAGTGGGGCCGTTTATGTGGTCTGACTATGCTGTTACCCCATGGTTATGAAGGTCAAGGCCCTGAGCATTCAAGCGCCCGTTTAGAGCGTTTCTTGCAAATGTGTGCAAACCACAACATGCAAGTGTGTGTGCCTTCTACGCCGGCACAGGTTTACCATATGTTGCGCCGTCAAGTGGTGCGTCCTATGCGTCGACCACTCATCGTCATGTCGCCTAAATCATTGCTACGTCATCCATTAGCCGTTTCAAGCTTGGACGATTTAGCCTGTGGTAGTTTCCAAAACGTGATTGGTGAAATCGATACGTTGGAAGCGAGCAAGGTTGACAGAGTTGTCTTCTGTAGTGGCAAAGTGTACTTCGAGCTACTGGAAAAACGTCGTAGAGAAAATATCACTAACGTAGCGTTAATCCGTGTCGAACAGTTATATCCGTTCCCACATGATGAAATGATCGTTGCTTTGGCTGATTACCAACATGTTAAAGATTTTGTTTGGTGTCAGGAAGAGCCACAGAACCAAGGTGCTTGGTACTCTAGTCAACACCATTTCTGGGCCGCGGTTCCTGCAGGTGCACAGTTAACTTATGCCGGTCGTGAAGCGTCAGCTGCGCCAGCATGTGGTTACCCTGAGTTGCACGCACATCAGCAAGAATCTTTAGTGAACAGTGCCCTGAAACTTACAATCACACTGTAGTAATAGACATTTTATAAAAGGATAGTTTTTCATGAGTATCGAAATCAAGGTACCCGTACTACCAGAATCTGTTGCCGATGCCACGATTGCCACTTGGCATGTGAAAGTGGGCGAGCAAGTTTCTCGTGATCAAAACCTGGTTGATATTGAAACCGATAAAGTGGTTCTTGAAGTGGTTGCGCCAGAAGATGGCCACATTGGCGAGTTTTTGTTTGAAGAAGGCGCCACTGTTCTGGGTGAACAAGTGATCGCTAAATTCATCGCCGGTGCTGTATCGGGCAAAGAAGTCACTAAAGCGCAAGCTGAAGCGGCTACGCCTGTAGCTGAAACCAGCGATGAAAGCAGTGATGCGTTAAGCCCATCTGTACGCCGTTTACTGGCTGAGCACAATGTTGATGCCAGCAAAGTAAAAGGCACAGGTGTGGGTGGTCGTATTACTAAAGAAGACGTTGAAGCTTTTGTTAAGTCTGCGCCTAAAGCTGCGGCGCCAGCAGCACCTGCTGTAGCTCCGTTAGCGGCTGGCCGTAGCGAGAAGCGCGTGCCAATGACACGTCTGCGTAAGACAATCGCTAACCGCTTGTTAGAAGCGAAAAACTCTACCGCTATGCTCACGACGTTTAACGAAGTGAACATGAAGCCAATCATGGATATCCGTAAGCAATACCAAGATATCTTTGAAAAGCGCCACGGTATCCGTTTAGGCTTTATGTCTTTCTACATCAAAGCCGTGACTGAAGCGCTGAAACGTTTCCCAGAAGTCAACGCGTCTATTGATGGCGATGATATCGTTTATCACAACTACTTCGACATCAGCATTGCAGTATCAACGCCACGTGGTCTGGTAACACCAGTGTTACGTGACACTGATACCATGAACTTAGCTGAAATCGAAAAAGCAGTTCGTGACTTAGCCCTTAAAGGCCGTGACGGTAAGCTGACTGTGGCTGACATGACTGGCGGTAACTTCACTGTGACTAACGGTGGCGTTTTCGGTTCATTGATGTCTACACCGATTCTTAACCTGCCACAAAGCGCGATTTTAGGCATGCATGCCATTAAAGATCGCC of the Shewanella baltica genome contains:
- a CDS encoding 2-oxoglutarate dehydrogenase E1 component; the protein is MHQGIMKAWLESSHLSGANSTYVEEMYEAYQEDPLSVADDWRAVFDNLPPVNGASVDAPEAAHSKVRDYFRSLALEGRHKSSARVTDPEMDAKQVKVLQLINAHRFRGHQGANLDPLELWKREPVADLDPAFHGLTKEDMDREFNTGSFAHGGETMKLADLVKALKATYCGSIGAEYMHITDTDEKRWIQQRLEPSLGKANYDKSVKTRILEGLNAAEGIEKYLGAKFPGAKRFSLEGGDALVPMMREIIYRAGEAGTKEIVVGMAHRGRLNVLVNVLGKRPAELFDEFAGKHADTHGSGDVKYHQGFSSDFETPGGNVHLALAFNPSHLEIVNPVVIGSVRARQDRRGCKDGLQVMPITIHGDSAIAGQGIVQETFNMSQTRGFTVGGSIRIVVNNQVGFTTSNHADTRSTEYCTDIAKMVQAPIFHVNSDDPEAVAFVSQLAVDYRNEFKRDVVVELVCYRRHGHNEADEPSATQPLMYAKIKKHPTPRKIYADKLIAENVMAADDVTGLINNYRDALDQGDCVVKEWRPMTLHSVDWTPYIGREWDEAYQASMSAERLQSLADKMSYVPESHPLQSRVAKIYSDRLAMAKGEKPLDWGFAETLAYASILEDNKRVRITGQDSGRGTFFHRHAVLHNQNDGTTYMPLRNIADEQGPVDITDSVLSEASVLAFEYGYATAEPGGLTIWEAQFGDFANCAQVVIDQFLSSGEQKWGRLCGLTMLLPHGYEGQGPEHSSARLERFLQMCANHNMQVCVPSTPAQVYHMLRRQVVRPMRRPLIVMSPKSLLRHPLAVSSLDDLACGSFQNVIGEIDTLEASKVDRVVFCSGKVYFELLEKRRRENITNVALIRVEQLYPFPHDEMIVALADYQHVKDFVWCQEEPQNQGAWYSSQHHFWAAVPAGAQLTYAGREASAAPACGYPELHAHQQESLVNSALKLTITL
- the odhB gene encoding 2-oxoglutarate dehydrogenase complex dihydrolipoyllysine-residue succinyltransferase, producing the protein MSIEIKVPVLPESVADATIATWHVKVGEQVSRDQNLVDIETDKVVLEVVAPEDGHIGEFLFEEGATVLGEQVIAKFIAGAVSGKEVTKAQAEAATPVAETSDESSDALSPSVRRLLAEHNVDASKVKGTGVGGRITKEDVEAFVKSAPKAAAPAAPAVAPLAAGRSEKRVPMTRLRKTIANRLLEAKNSTAMLTTFNEVNMKPIMDIRKQYQDIFEKRHGIRLGFMSFYIKAVTEALKRFPEVNASIDGDDIVYHNYFDISIAVSTPRGLVTPVLRDTDTMNLAEIEKAVRDLALKGRDGKLTVADMTGGNFTVTNGGVFGSLMSTPILNLPQSAILGMHAIKDRPMAVNGQVAILPMMYLALSYDHRIVDGRESVGFLVAIKDFLEDPTRLLLDL